The sequence below is a genomic window from Streptomyces sp. B21-105.
GCAGTCGGCCACGAATCAGCGCTCCGGCCGCATGGGGCGGCGCCTCGGAGCTGCTGGCAGGGACGGGCAGTTCGGCCATCGCACACCCCTTTCCCACACCACAGTAGGAAGCGCGGCAAGGCGTGGAGCAGGGCCGAAGGTCCCCGCAAGAGGGCCGGGAGTCTGCCGACGCCGGGCCGCCGGCCACCAGTCTCGTCCCGTGGACCTATAGCGCAGGCACGCAGTCCCAGGGAGCGCTGCCTGGAGTGGCCTGCGGCGTTCGCCGTGACCCAGACCCGTATGGGGCCCACCGGCTCTTCCGCTTCATCCGCCCCGCCCTACGGTGGAGGGGTGATCAACCGCTCCGCGGGAGGAGAGCACGTAAAGATCGTCGCGTGCGGGCGGCCTCGCGAACGAGGAGCTGCTGCGTGGTAGACCTCGCCGGCCGGAGCGGCGACAACGCTCTCGTCCGCGTTAAGGCGACCTGAACCCCGGGACCACGCACGGCCACGGATCTTCGAACCGGAGCCGAGGTCTCGCGCGGTGTGGGGACGGGGAGCCCTCGCGGATGCCGATCCCGACGCCCGCGCCTGACTCGATGATCACTCCGAAGGACCGCGTGTCAGAGGGCCGATTGGCCCCTGCGGGGGGACGATGAGGTCCTTGCGGGGCGTGTTCTGGCGTGGTGTCTGGAGGTAGGGCGCAACAGCGTCGTGCGGCGAATCCCGGCCCGGCCCGGCCCGGCCCGGCTCGGCGAGTGGAGTGGGAACGGATCGTCGCGGCGCCGGCAGAAGCGGCAATCCGCTCGGCTGGGTACCCGACGGCTGGGACCTGTCGCATCGGCAGCACGTGAGGAGGATGCCATGGCACCGCGACTGGATGAGAAGACGGTGGCGAAACTGGTGGCCGAGGCCACGACGGCTCCGTCCATGCACAACGCCCAGCCGTGGCGCTTCCGCTTCCTGACCGGCGAACGTCTCGTGCTGCTCTACGCCGATCCCGAGCGGGCCATGCCCCGCTCGGATCCGGACAGCCGGGCGCTGCACATCGGCTGCGGGGCCGCACTGTTCAATCTACGGGTGGCAGCCGCGCACGCGGACCTTGTCCCCGACACGCGGCTGCTGCCCGAGCCTCAGGACCCGCTGCTGCTCGCCGCCGTGCACCTGGCCGACCCCACGGGGCGCTTCCGGGACGACGACCTGGCCCGGCTGCACCCGGTGGTCCGGGAGCGGCACACCAGCCGCCACCCCTTCGCCGAGAAGGGCGTGCCCGAGGACGTGCGGTCCACCTTGCAGGATGCTGCCGCGCGGGAAGGGGCCGAGCTGCTCTTCCCCGGCCTGTGGCATACCGAGACCGTACTCGACCTCGTCCGTGACGCGGAAAGCCGCGACTTCATGGACGCCGAGGCCAATGAGGACCTGGTGCGCTGGACCCGGCTCGGGCCCGAGGCGGACACTGCCGTCGACGGCGTCCCCGAATACGCCTTCGGGCCTCGTAAATGGGACGGCAAGGCTCCCGTACGTGACTTCACCGGACGCCGGCCGGTAGCCGACCGCGGCACCACGACCTTTGAACACACCCCGCACCTCGCCCTGCTCAGCACCCTCGGTGACGGCCCCGCCGACTGGCTGCGCGCCGGGCAGGCACTCGAACGCGTCCTGCTGGAGGCCACCCTGGTCGACCTGGCCACCTCCCTGACCTCCCACGCCCTGGAGGACCGCGAGCTGCGCCTGCTTGCCCGCGACCCGGGATTGGGCGCCGGCCAGGTGCAGATGGTGCTGCGTCTGGGCTACGGTCCGCGAGGCCCGGCCACGCCCCGCCGCCCCGTGGGGGATGTCCTTGAGATCGCGTGATCAGACGCCGTGGCGGTCCGGGCGGGAAACGAGGCGCTCCGGAGTGCAGACGCCGTCCTGACGGGATCGACGACTTGTGATTATTTGCCTCTGGCCTGGGGCCGAAGTGCCCCGGGCTGGACGCTTGGCGGCCTTCGAAGACGCGCATTGCCGCGGAACGGCGAGGAGGACGCTGCCGGCGAAGCAGGCGCCCGCGTCGGCCTGATGGACCTCGCCGATGTGGATCTGCCCGCGGACGCGGACGTCTACCTGTGTGGCTCGCTGCCGTTCATGCGCGCTGTACGAGCACAGTTGCTCCAGGCCGGCATCCCCGCCCGGCACATCCGCTACGAGGTCTTCGGCCCGGACCTGTGGCTGGCCCACGCCGAGAACTGAGCGTTGGGCCTATGGCACCTGCGGTGGTTCGGGCAGACGGCCGGTCAAGGATTCGATGTACTGCCGCACCAGATCAAGATCGATGTCGGCGAGGAAGGCGGTCTCTGTGTGCCCGCCGTACTTCATCTGGCCGGCGGTCAGCGCCGGCGGAATTCCCCGGCCGCGCACCCAGGTCTTGATCTGGCGCTCGAAGGCCCACGCGTCACCGGTGAGCTCGAAGTTCCAGCGCGCGACAAGTCGCCAGCCCTGGGACACGTGTTGGGTGATGCGTTGGTCGAGGTTGGCAATGCCCCACTTCAGAGCGCGATGGCCATCATGGACGACGAGGTAGAGGTGGCCCGGCCGGGCGGGGTTGATGCCGCGCTCGGCGCAGGTCGGGCAGCCTCCCTGCGGGCCTCGGATGTTGTGCAGCGTCGGCCCAGGGGCCAGGACCGTCTCACACGTCAGGCAGCGCGCCCTCCAGGGCAGGTCCGTGCTGCCCGGATAGGGGACGAGCGGTTCGAGTCCCTTCTCCAGCATGCTGGCGATGGCCTCTGCCTCGTCGAGCCGCAGCGCGTCCGCGATCTTCTCCGAGCGGCACGACCAGCATTGGCGACCGCGGGCGCGGACCTTCGCATAGGTGGGGGTGCCGACGTGACTGCAGCGCATGCAGCGACACAACCAGGGCTGCAGCGACCCCGGATAGCCGACCAGGGGCTCCAGACCAGCCTCCGTCATCAGCTTCCGCGCGGGCTCATCGGTGACATCGCGGCCGGCACAGTTGGTGCAGCCGCCGCGCCCGTTCTGGACGTGGGACAGCTTCTTCGGCTTGATGACCCCGCAGTGGACGCATCTGGCCGACCACGGCTTGCCAGCCCCCGGATAGTCCTCGAGCGGGTCCCAGCCCCATGTGAGCATGACGGCAGCAGCCTGCGCCCCATCGCGGGTGAGCTTGGCTGCGATCTTGAGAGACCGGCAGGTCTTGTTGCAGACACCGGTTCCCTTGTTCACGACGTCGTTGTAGCGCGGCGCGCTCACCGCATTGCATGTCAGGCAGAGGCACATCCAGGGAAGTTGTGTGCCCGGGAAGGGCTCGATCGGGCGCGCTCCGCGGCTTGTCAGGGCCTCGATGGCCTCAGCTTCGGTTACCTTGCGTGGCACACGGTCCCCCTTGGCGGCGCGCCGGGCGCCATCTCTGCTTGAGGGAGATCCTATTCCAAGGAAGGTTGCAGGGCAGGGGCTGGGCGAGAACCGGGGCGGGTCGTCCCGCCCACTATCTCGCGGTTCCGGAACGCTCTCCCGCCGATGGCTGGTTGGTGTCGCCCTGGTGAAGCCGTAGAACGCTGTCCGCCTGCACCTGGCCCTGCTCCGTCCCCTCGGCGGCGGTGCGGGCCCCGCAGTTGGAGGCGTTCTACGCGTGCCGGTGTCCCCGGTTGGCGTCGAACTCGGCCCAGGCGCGTTCCCACCGCGCCATGCGCCGCACATCCAGCCGTACCCGGGCGACCCACCAGCCGCCCACTACCAGTACGCACACACCTGCCCCGGCGGCCGCGCCGAGGGCGGCTCCCTGTGACCTGGCCTGGGCGGGGGTGGGCGGTGCGGGACGGAGGCGGTCGGCGTCGTCGAGCCACACCGTGGTGTAGGAGCCCGCCTTGCTGCCCGCTGCCACTGGGGCCTCACCGGTCTTGGGGGAGCCGTCGGGGGTCGTCCACCGCACGGTCGTCCGCACGTGGTCTTCTGCCATCCCGGAGAACCGTGACGGCGTCGCGGGGGCGTCCTCGACGAGGCGCGCTGCAGTGCGATGCAGGACATGCGCCTGGTCGAGAGCGGAGCGCTCGCCCACGGCAGCCGTCACCACGCCCACCGCGGGCACCATGAGCAGGAGCAGCGCCGCTGCTGCGACGCCGATCCAGGCTTCGGCGACGTCGGAGCGCCGCTTGAGCAAGTTGCGCCGCCAGCGCCAGAGCAACACCCTGCCACCGTGTATCAGCATGTGTGCATCCCTCCGGGCATGACGGACCTGAACATCACACCGCTACGGTGACGGATCGGCGAGCGATGGCGGCAGAGACCATCGGGGTCGTCTTGGGAGGGCCGATCGGCCCTGTTGCAAGAGCCGGCCGGGCCCGGCTGCCGAAGCGCCGCCGGGCACAATGCCGTTCATGACAGACGACGTGGGCGATGGCATGGATGCTCCTCAACTGGGTGAGGCCGTGGCGCTGCTGGCGGACTTCCTTGGCGCCGAGCCGTTGACCGCGGCCATCGCCTCACTGGAGCGGGACCTGGCGGGAAGGCCCGCGAGACAGGTCGGTGACCTGGCCGCCACTCGGGGAATCAGTCCCGACCTGATGGTGGCTGCGCTGACCGTGCGTGAGAGCCTCGGCCGGCTGAACGACCTCATCCATGCGGCCGGGATCGTTTTGGCGCTGCCTCATCTCCTGGAGGAGGGGGAGGAGATCTCCGTACGTCCTTCGCTGGCTGCCGGCAACGATCCGCGCCGACCGTTCGACCTGGAGACGAACCGGCGCGTGGCCGAGTTCAAACTGGCGCGGTGGCGCGGCGCGGACGCCATGCGCAAGCGGCAGACGTTCAAGGATCTGGTCATGCTTGCCGCCGACCGCACGAGCCGGCGCGCCGAACTGTTCGTCGTCGGACCCGAGCCCGGCCGCTTCCTGCGCACCTCCAGGGCGACGGCCGCCTGGGCGCTGGACCGCACGCCGCACGCCCGCCGAGTGTTCGAGGAGTCCTTCGGCTCCCTGGACCTCTCCGTCGCGCAGTTCACCGCGCACCACGCCGGCCATGTCCGGGTCACCGACCTGTGCGACGTGCTGCCGCCCATGGTGGCAGCGGCGCTGGTGCGCTGATCACGGCCGGGCACACGGCCGGGCGTCGGTCATGCGGGTGAACGCTACGACCGGCTCCTGATGCGGTGCCCGGCCGAAGCGCCTGATGTGGGTGGGCCGGACGGTCCTGGTCGTCGCCCGTTGCACGGGACCAACAGCCCTCGGAAAAGGGACTGTTCGGCCCGAGTGCCGCCTTCTGGGGTTCGAAGAAGCTGCTTTCGAGACCGAACGGGAGGAGGCAAGGCCACGGACCGCCGCTTCCATCTGCCGGCTGCGCGTTCTCCAAATTTTGAGGCCGCAGTTGGAAGCGGTGCCTTTCCGGCTCGGTCACCGTTCGGCCGCCTGCCACACCCGTCCCGGCCGGCCGGACGTACCCGGCTTGCTCGGCGACGACGCCGAGCGCTGCGCCCTCCTGCGGCAACCCGGCCGTCGGCCGGCGCGACGGGTCACTGTCTGCCGCGGCTCAGCAGCCGCCGAGAGGTTCCGCTCCGCCACGGTCGCCTTCTGCAACCGCTGCTCCTCTGCCCCACCTCGGCGACACCGACCTCACGCAACTCGCCCCGTGCGTCCTTGACGTATGCCTGCGGGTTTGAGGCCAGCTCGCTGCTGTGGGCCGTGTGGTCCGGTTTGATGGGGCCGGCAGGCCCATGCCTGAGGGTCACAAGCCCCACGCCTTCCCCATGCAGGAAAGCCTAGCCTCACCTTTGTCGGTGATCGATTGCTGGGCGGACTTGCCCGGCGCGATGTGGCGGAGACACACATGAGTCGCACAGATGGGGTATTCGACGAAGCAGGCGGCCTGGGGTTCACCGTCATGGATGCCCCGCCGCTCTCTCTGGCGGACCTGGCTCCCGGCGCCCGTGCCGCGGTGATCGGGTTTGCCGCCGACGGTGAGCCCACCGTTGTCCGCCGGCTGCACGACCTCGGATTCACCCCGGGCGCGGTGGTGGAGGTGGTACGCCGGGCGCCGCTGCGTGACCCGGTCCTCTACCGGGTCAAGGACTACGAGGTGTGCCTGCGCCGGGCGCAGGCTGCGTGCGTTCACATCGGAGAGGAGACGAGGTGAGCGCGAACTGCCATGCTGCGGGCGGCGCGGACGCGACCCTGACCGGGGCGCCCCGGATCGCCCTGGTCGGTGCCCCCAACTCGGGAAAGACCAGCGTCTTCAACGGCCTTACCGGCCTGCGCGCCAAGACCGGCAACTACCCCGGAGTGACCGTGTCCCGGTTCGTCGGGACCTGCCGGACCGGCCCGCACCGGCATGTGATCGAGGATCTGCCGGGCACCTACAGCCTGGAGCCGATCAGCCCGGACGAGCGGATCACCGTCGATGTGCTGGAGGGCCGGCTGGAGGGTGCGCACCGGCCGGACGCGCTGCTGGTCGTCGCGGACGCCACCACGCTGGCGCGCTCCCTGGGATTCGTCGCCCAGGTCCTGGCCCGTGGACTGCCGGCCTGCGTGGTGGTGACCTTCACCGACGAACTGGCCCGACGTCAGGGCCGCCTGGACCTCGACGCGTTCGCCGAGGCGCTCGGCGTGCCGGTGCTGCCCGTGATCGGCCACCGCGGATACGGCATCGCGCGGCTGCGCGAGCAGCTCACCACCTGGCGCACCTGGCCGATCCCGGCCGTCGCACCGCCCATCGAGCCGGGCGAGCGGGACGCCTGGGCGCAATCGGTGCTGGCCTACGCCGGCTACCGGCCCCCCGAGCGCCACCGGGTCACCCAGCGGGTCGACGCGGTGCTGCTGCATCCGGTGTGGGGCACGGCGGTGTTCTTCGCGGTGATGGCGTTGTTCTTCCAGACCGTCTTCACTTTGGCCTCCCCGTTGCAGGGCGGGGTGGAGTCCCTGTTCGCTTGGCTGTCGGGCCAGGTGGACGCCCATATCGGCAATCCGTGGCTGTCCGGGCTCCTGGGGGACGCTCTCATCGGCGGGGTCGGCGGCGTGCTGGTGTTCGTCCCGCAGATCGTGCTGCTGTTCCTGCTCCTGGCCCTGCTGGAGGGAGTGGGGTACATGGCGCGGGCGGCGTTCCTGATGGACCGGGTGATGGCCCGCTTCGGCCTGGAGGGCCGGGCCTTCGTGGCGCTGCTGTCCTCGTTCGCCTGCGCGATCCCCGGCATCATGGCCACCCGCACCCTGCCCTCGGCCAAGGACCGCCTGGCCACCATGATGGCCGCACCGCTGATGACCTGCTCGGCCCGGCTCCCGGTCTACGTGCTGCTCATCGGCCTGCTGGTCGACCCGTCCGTGCGTGTCGGCCCGTTCGGCGCGCAGGGCCTGGTCATGTTCGGTCTCTACCTGCTGGGCGCCGTCTCCGCGATGCTGGCCGCCTGGGCATTCAAGAAGCTCGGCGACCGCCACGGCCAACCGGTGCCGTTCTTCATGGAGCTGCCGCCCTACCGCTTGCCCGCCCCGCGCGCGGTGCTGGTGGCGATGTGGTCCTCCGCGCGCGCCTTCCTGCGCAAGTGCTCGACCGTCATCGTCGCCACCAGCATCGTCCTGTGGCTGCTGCTGAACCTGCCGCTGCACACGGCCGCGCAGATGCAGGCGGCAGGCGTGGACACCACCAACCCCACGGCCGTGTCCGCCTACACCGTCGACCACAGCTACGCCGCCGGCCTGGGCCGGGCGGTGGCTCCCGTCTTCGACCCGCTGGGCTTCGACTGGCGCATCAACGTCGGCGTGCTGTCGGCACAGGCCGCCCGCGAGACCTTCGTCGCCACCCTCGGTCAGGTCGCCGCCGCCGAGGATCCCGAAGAGCCGGCACAGGCCCTGCAGGCCATGACCTACCCCGACGGGCCCCGCGCCGGACAGCCGGTGTTCACCGCGCCCACCATCGCCGCGCTGCTGGTCTACTTCGTCTATGCGCTGCAGTGCATGGCCACCGTGGCGGTCCTGCGCCGGGAGACCGGCACCTGGAGATGGCCGGCCATAGCCTTCACCTACCTGACCGTGCTGGCCTGGCTGATGGCCTACCTGGCCCGGACGGTCACCGTTCTGCTGGGCGGGTGAGCCGCGGCCATGATCCCCATACACCCCCAGCAGGTGCCCGGTCGGTCCGACCGGCTGCGCTGGATCATCCCCGCCGGACACCTCACCGGCACCGGCCCACTCACGGAGGTACCCGAACCGCTGGCAGCGTTGCTGGCCGACGGCACCCTCGCTCAGATCACCCTGGACGGCGAGGCCGTCGTCACCAGCCTCGGTGCGGGCCGCACCTGGTCCCAGGAGGGTGCCAGGGTTCGCGGTGCGCTGCACACCGCCCTCGGCGACCCCGACGGATGGATCCCAGTCACCAGCAGCGCCGCCTACGATGACGACGCGCTGCTGTACGGGGTGGCACGCGAGGTTCTCGCCGGACAGATGGGTGACTTCGCGCGGTCCCACGGCGGGAGCATCGACCTCGTCGGCGTATGCGACGGCGTCGTCACGGTCCGTCTCGGCGGCGCCTGCCACGACTGCCCCGCCTCCTGGTTCACGCTGCATCAGCGGCTGGAGCGTCAGCTGCGGCGACGCCATCCCGGTCTGCGGGAAGTCCGCAACGCGGCCTCACCGGCAAGCCTGTTCGGCCGGCTGTGCGACTCCCCCGAGGCGTCCTCCTGACCGCGCCGGCTCAGCCGCAAGCCGCTGCGCCCCTCACCTTGCCAACTGTCTGCAAGGTGAGGGGCGCCGGGGTTCTGGGCGTGGCTGGTGGCGGGAGGTCTTGCTATACGGCCCCGGGGCCGAGGCTCTGGTCGGTCTCAGCGGACCACCGGGCGGCGAGTTCGCCGGCTCGCCGGGCTGCGGCGGCCACCGCGTCAGGACCGCCGCCCGCCTGGCCTGCCGCGTACCCGACCAGGAAGGTCGTCAGGGGGGCGGCGGGTCGGGCGACGCCGTGAGCGGCATCGCCCGCGAGGGCGAGGAGGAGGGCGCGGTCGACTTCGAGGTCGATGAACAGGTCGGCCTTGAGAGCGGCCGTCCACTCCTGCAGTACGTCGTCCATGATCGTCGTTCTTTCATTCCTGTGCCGGTGAACGGGTTGGCGCGGTGGTCGGCTACAGCAGGCTGCTCCAGTACGGCCAGAAGCGGGTGAGGACGAGCAGCGCGATCACCCCGTACCAGGCGCCGAGGAGCACCCAGTGGGTGTCCCGGACGAGCACCAGCACGCCCCGGCGCACGGGGACGATTCCCTGTTCCAGGCAGTGCAGGGTGACATACCAGAACAGGGCGATGGTGACCGCCCAGACGACGGCGCAGTAGGGGCAGAGCTTGTTGAGCTCGTACAGCGACTGCCCGATCAGCCAGTGGACGAACACCACCCCCACCAGGGCCCCTGCGTCCAGCGCGAGCCATAGCCGGCGGTGCAGGCACGCTCCGGAGAGTACGGCGATGCCCAGGGCGATCACGGCGGAGAAGGCGCCCAGTCCGAGCAGCATGTTGGGGAAGCCGAACAGGCTGCCCTGCGGGCTGGACATGACGCTGCCACAACTGACGACGGGGCTGATGTTGCACGGAGGTCGGTAGGCCGGGTCTTTGAGGAGCCGCCAGTCGTCCACGGTGAGCTGGAAGGAGGCGAGCCAGCCGACGGTCCCGGTGAGGACCATCACCCATCCCGTTCGGCGGCTCGCGCCCACTGTGTGCCGGCGCCGGATGGTCGTGGCGTCCGGCGCGAGCACGGGTCCATGACTCATGCGGCGCGCCGGGAGCCGGAGGCCGGCCGGGTCCGGCCGTCTGCCGTCGGGGCTGACGCCGGTGCGGCACGCCGCCGGTAGACCAGGTACGGCCGCGCCAGGTAGCCGATCGGGGCGCTCCACACGTGCACCAGCCGGGTGAACGGCCAGGCCGCGAAGAGCAGGAAGGCGGTCAGGGCGTGCAGTTGGAACAGCAGCGGGGCGCCGGCGATCGCCTCCGGGTGCGGCTGGAGGACGAACAGGCCGCGGAACCAGACGGAGACGGTGGAGCGGTAGTCGTAGCCGGCGCCGAAGACGTTGTGGGCGGCCGTGGCGGTGATACCGAGCAGGACGGTGGCGGACAGCAGGGGGAAGAGGAGTTTGTCGCTGCGGTCGGTGCCGAGGCGGATCCGGCGGGTCAGAAGCCGACGGGCGCACAGCATGCCCAGGCCCGCGACCATGGCGACGCCCGCCACCGATCCCGCCCAGACGGCCGTGGTGTGGTAGGCGTGCTCGCTGATGCCGACGGCCTCGGTCCACGAGTCGGGAATGGCGAGTCCCACGACATGGCCGGCGATCACCATGAAGGCGCCGAGGTGGAACAGCGGGCTGCCCCAGCGCAGCCAGCGGTGTTCGAGGAGCTGGCTGGTGTGGGTGGTCCAGCCGAACTGGTCCTGGCGGTAACGCCAGACGTGCCCGACCACGAACACGGCGAGGCAGATGTAGGGGATGGCGACCCAGAGCAGGAGGTCGGTGCCGCTCGCCGAGGCGGCGGCCGACGGGGACAGGGGTGCGGTGCTCATCGGGTGCCTTCCATACGGCTGGTGGTCGGGTCGGCGGGCGGCACACGGGTCGGCGGAGCGGCCATCGGTGGCACGAACGTGCCCGGCGGGGCGAACTCCCCCTCCCCGTACGTCCCGTAGGGATCGAGGTCGACCTCCTCGTTCGGCGGACCCTCGGCGACCAGCTGGGCCACCGCCGCGCGGTCCGCCTCGGTGGGCGGCGGCAGCAGGGTGAGCAGCGCGGCCAGCACGTGCCGGTAGGGCGAGTCGGCGTCGGCCAGTGCCCGGTGGATCAGCTCCAGGCCGCGCCGGTGCTGGCGCAGCGGTGCCTCGCCGCCCCCTGGGCCTACGAGGGCGGCGAACTCCAGGACGACCGGCAGGTGGTCGGGCAGTTCACCCCCGTCGATGTCCCAGCCGGCAGCCTTGTACCGCTGGTTCAGGGTGAGCAGGGCCATGCCGCGGCGGCGGGTGTCGCCGTGCAGGTAGTAGGTGAGGTAGAGGCTGCTCTTGCGGCGCAGGTCGAACATCTCGACGTAGTGCCGCTCCAGCGCCTCCGTCTCCTGACCCGTGAGCCAGGCGGTGAAGTCGGCCAGGTGTTCGGCGGCGGGCGAGGGCGGCAGCGCCTCGACGGTGGCGGTGAGCACCTGGCGGGCGGCGGCGAGTTCGGCGTCCGGGTACTGCAGCAGCAGCGAGCACAGGCGCAGCAGCAGGGTGCGTGCCTGGGCTTCCTCGGGGGTGAGGCGGGACGGGCGGCGTATGGCTGCCCGGACGCGGGTGCGGACGAGGGCGGGGATCGATGGGGGTCCCCCCAGGCGTTCAGCTCTGGGGGAGGGCAGCGGGCTCACGGACGGCCTCCGGCGGGGGTTTCGGGCGAGCGGCGGCGCAGGGTGGGGATGCCGAGCATGATCTTGCGGGGTTCGGCGGCGTCGGACGACTCGACCGGGCAGCGGTTCTCCATCGCGGTCAGCGCGGCGGCGTCTTCCTTGTGCGCGGCCGGGACGACGTACCGGTCGGCGTACTTGGCCACGGCGAGCAGCCGGTGCAGGTCCTCCGCCTCGCGGGGGGTGAGGCCCACGGCCTTCAGCGCAGCCTCGTCGCCGGACTCGCCGAGGGTGCGTTCACGCATATATGAGCGCAGCGCGGTGAGCTTCATCAGCACTCCGGCGACCACATCCGTGTCCCCGGCGGTGAACAGCTCCGCCAGGTATTCCAGCGGGATGCGCAGCCGGGTGACGGCTGCGAACACGTGGTCGGGGTCGTCCTGGTTTCCGCCCGCCGCGTCGACGGCGTCGAGGACGGGGGAGAGCGGGGGCACGTACCAGACCATCGGCATCGTCCGGTACTCCGGGTGCAGCGGCAGCGCCACCTTGTACCGCATCACGAGGTCGTAGACCGGGGAGCGGCGGGCCGCGTCCAGCCAGTCCTCCGGGATGCCGGCCTCCCGGGCCGCCGTGATCACGGCGGGGTCGTGCGGGTCGAGGAAGACGCCGCGCTGGGCGTCGAGCAGGTCCTTCTCGTCCGGGGTGGCGGCGGCCTCGCCGACGCGGTCGGCGTCGTACAGCAGCAGACCGAGGTAGCGCAGGCGTCCGACGCAGGTCTCGGAGCAGACGGTGGGCTGGCCGGCCTCGATGCGCGGGAAGCAGAACGTGCACTTTTCGGCCTTGCCGGTGGCGTGGTTGACGTACACCTTCTTGTACGGGCACGCCGTCACGCACATCCGCCAGCCGCGGCAGCGGTCCTGGTCGACCAGGACGATGCCGTCCTCGACGCGCTTGTACATCGCGCCGGACGGGCAGGCGGAGACGCAGGCCGGGTTGAGGCAGTGTTCGCACAGGCGGGGGAGGTGGAAGAGGAAGGTCTGCTCGAACTCGAACTTGACCTTCTGAGCCCACTCCCCGGTGAAGTTGGGGTCGCCGCCGGCGTTCTCGGGGGCGCCGCCGAGGCCGTCCTCCCAGTTGGCGCCCCAGGTGATGGCGGTGGGTTTGCCGGTGAGGACGGAGCGGGGGCGGGCGACGGGTATGTCCTTGCCGGCCGGGGCGTTGACGAGGTTGTCGTAGTCGTAGGTGACGGGCTCGTAGTAGTCCTCGATGGACGGCAGGTCCGGGTTGGAGAACAGGGACAGGAGCCTCTTGATCCGGCCGCCGGAGCGCAGGACGAGGCGCCCGCGCTTGTCGAGCATCCAGCCGCCCTTCCACTGCTCCTGGTCCTCGTAGCGGCGCGGATACCCGACGCCGGGCTTGGTCTCGACGTTGTTGAACCAGGCGTACTCGACACCGGTGCGGTTGGTCCACGTCTGCTTGCAGGTGACCGAGCAGGTGTGGCAGCCGATGCACTTGTCGAGGTTCATCACCATCGCGATCTGGGCCATCACTCGCATGTCAGTACTCCACTTGCTGGCTGCGGCGGCGGATGACGGTGACCTCGTCGCGCTGGTTGCCGGTCGGGCCGTAGTAGTTGAAGGCGTAGGTGAACTGGGCGTAGCCGCCCGCGAG
It includes:
- the narH gene encoding nitrate reductase subunit beta — translated: MRVMAQIAMVMNLDKCIGCHTCSVTCKQTWTNRTGVEYAWFNNVETKPGVGYPRRYEDQEQWKGGWMLDKRGRLVLRSGGRIKRLLSLFSNPDLPSIEDYYEPVTYDYDNLVNAPAGKDIPVARPRSVLTGKPTAITWGANWEDGLGGAPENAGGDPNFTGEWAQKVKFEFEQTFLFHLPRLCEHCLNPACVSACPSGAMYKRVEDGIVLVDQDRCRGWRMCVTACPYKKVYVNHATGKAEKCTFCFPRIEAGQPTVCSETCVGRLRYLGLLLYDADRVGEAAATPDEKDLLDAQRGVFLDPHDPAVITAAREAGIPEDWLDAARRSPVYDLVMRYKVALPLHPEYRTMPMVWYVPPLSPVLDAVDAAGGNQDDPDHVFAAVTRLRIPLEYLAELFTAGDTDVVAGVLMKLTALRSYMRERTLGESGDEAALKAVGLTPREAEDLHRLLAVAKYADRYVVPAAHKEDAAALTAMENRCPVESSDAAEPRKIMLGIPTLRRRSPETPAGGRP